One stretch of Arachis hypogaea cultivar Tifrunner chromosome 20, arahy.Tifrunner.gnm2.J5K5, whole genome shotgun sequence DNA includes these proteins:
- the LOC140183056 gene encoding uncharacterized protein, translating into MVRNSIRKDIGDAKISIIIDEARDKSKTEQMAIVLRFVGVDGFVCECFFDLVHVSDTSALTLKKELVSVLSIYNLQIKNIRGQGYDGASNMRGEWNCLQALFLNDYRQAYYVHYFAHRLQLALVDASREVLQIHEFFTQLTAIVNIVGVSCK; encoded by the coding sequence ATGGTAAGAAACTCAATTAGAAAGGATATTGGAGATGCCAAAATTTCTATTATCATTGATGAAGCTCGTGATAAATCTAAAACAGAGCAAATGGCTATTGTTTTGAGATTTGTTGGTGTGGATGGTTTTGTTTGtgaatgcttctttgatcttgtaCATGTTAGTGATACTAGTGCCTTGACGTTAAAAAAAGAGTTGGTGTCTGTGCTTTCTATTTATAATctccaaattaaaaatattcgAGGTCAGGGGTATGATGGTGCTAGTAATATGAGAGGGGAATGGAATTGTTTACAAGCTTTATTTCTCAATGATTATCGACAAGCAtattatgtccattattttgctCATAGATTGCAGTTAGCACTGGTGGATGCTTCAAGGGAAGTACTTCAAATTCATGAGTTTTTCACACAATTGACTGCTATTGTCAATATTGTTGGTGTATCTTGCAAATGA
- the LOC140183057 gene encoding uncharacterized protein — protein sequence MQRDQETLYEYWTQFKRLLESCPYHGLDIHLLISYFTGGLCAPDKSLLTASSGSSLSKNKTVAKVWSLINDVTETTQHVRVRNNPPKSVVEAPSSDLALTKVLGEMTTLFKEIHQGQKASQSIKAIQAPPQILQLEGPPRVCGVCSCTSHYTDQCPQVQGDYTLAVANNYNNRPPYQSQGQSNYSHGNSSNQGGTTLEEVEPKPIKLVEDVPNVEVGEIMEIDEDEKEEEVTKEEEEQLRAKEPKRKNNLEEQIPIPFPTITKKAKNHEELDPNIVQIFKNVKVTIPLFDTIHQVPKYAKFLKDVCTHKEKIGGLRMNLLGNSVSFVMDDFPEKYSKPGPCLVSCMIGEIQLKDCICDLGSCVSIMPLSIYEKLNLAPLRRSGARFVLTDKSIISVVGIAENVLVRIQDLISINVTFYKSKVEKSNFLVFPKWTLSSRVKVDLYVPLLDCIYLYLALIA from the exons atgcaaagagaccaagagacacTCTATGAATATTGGACTCAATTTAAGAGGTTGTTGGAATCTTGTCCATATCATGGATTAGATATTCATTTGCTCATTAGCTATTTCACTGGAGGTCTTTGTGCACCTGATAAAAGTTTGCTTACCGCTTCTAGTGGTAGTTCTCTTTCTAAGAACAAGACGGTGGCGAAAGTATGGAGTTTGATCAATGATGTTACCGAAACTACCCAACATGTGAGAGTGAGGAATAATCCTCCCAAGAGTGTGGTGGAAGCACCTTCTTCTGACTTGGCTTTGACTAAAGTACTTGGAGAAATGACCACTCTCTTCAAAGAGATTCACCAAGGACAAAAGGCATCTCAATCAATcaaagccatccaagccccacctcaaATCCTCCAACTTGAAGGACCTCCAAGAGTGTGTGGGGTGTGCTCTTGTACTTCACACTATACCGACCAATGCCCTCAAGTCCAAGGGGATTACACTCTTGCGGTAGCCAACAACTACAACAACCGGCCACCTTATCAATCTCAAGGTCAAAGCAATTACTCCCATGGTAATAGCTCTAATCAAGG TGGTACAACACTTGAGGAAGTTGAACCCAAGCCCATCAAGTTGGTGGAGGATGTTCCTAATGTAGAAGTTGGTGAAATAATGGAGATAGATGAAGATGAAAAGGAGGAAGAAGTtacaaaggaagaagaagaacaattgAGGGCCAAGGAACCGAAGAGGAAGAACAACTTAGAGGAACAAATTCCTATACCTTTCCCTACGATAACCAAGAAAGCCAAGAATCATGAGGAGCTTGATCCCAACATAGTACAAATCTTCAAGAATGTGAAGGTAACTATTCCACTCTTTGATACCATACATCAAGTCCCAAAATATGCTAAATTCCTTAAGGATGTGTGCACTCACAAAGAGAAGATTGGTGGGCTAAGGATGAATCTATTAGGTAATTCTGTTTCTTTTGTGATGGATGATTTTCCTGAAAAATATAGTAAGCCCGGTCCTTGCTTGGTATCTTGTATGATTGGTGAGATTCAACTTAAGGATTGCATATGCGACCTAGGGTCGTGTGTGAGCATTATGCCACTCTCGATTTATGAGAAATTGAACCTTGCTCCGTTGAGGCGATCCGGGGCTAGGTTTGTGCTTACGGACAAGAGTATAATTTCAGTTGTGGGTATTGCTGAGAATGTGTTGGTGAGAATTCAAGACTTAATCTCCATTAATgtaactttttataagtcaaaagttgAAAAAAGTAACTTTTTGGTGTTTCCCAAATGGACCCTTAGTTCTAGAGTAAAAGTAGATTTATATGTTCCCTTGCTAGATTGTATTTACTTATACCTTGCTTTAATTGCTTaa